The DNA segment TGTAAATAGGCAATGCTGTTTTTCGTATGGTCCAGTTCTTCGGTGAGTTTGTTATAAGCATTTTTTAACTTGCCATAGCGCTTATAGTATTTGTTGGCGTTGCCTTGGGGGGAGAGGAGGGGATCTAATTTGATGGTGATGGGCTGCATCGCGTCAAAGAAGTTTTCCACCGTGACTTCGTCGGCACCTTCCTCAATGCGGTAGAGGTTGGAGGCAATGAGATCGGCATAGATTTTATACTTTTCTCTGGCTTGAGCCTGTTCAAACTCTTTGAGTTGCTTGGACAGTTTATTTTCTTCCCGCTTCAATAAACTGCTCAGCTTCTTGTGGAGCTCGGAGGACTTGTCCTTGACCACCTGATGGGTGATCTTTCGGGCGTAGTAGGTGTCGGCAAGGATACTTAAGTTGTCAAAACCTGTTTTTGAAGCGTCGTTATAATGGGTGAGCTCAAGGGGGGCATAGTCGATGAGTGTGCCGTTCTCCTCGATCAGAAGCGGCGTGTAGTGATGAGCTTTCACAGGTGCGAGGACGTCGTAAAAGGCCGTCCTGAGGGCAGTCAGTTCATCGGCACTCAAGCTGTTCAGGGGTCGGTCTTCATCCAACGATGCCCGGCAGCACATTTCCCGAATGACGATAGGTCCCAGTCCCATAAAGCTTGTGATAAAGGATTGACGAAGGGACTTTGAAGTGATCTCCAGCGCTTCAAAGGCGTTGTCGTCCAAGGGGTTGGTACCCCTTACGATGTCGTCGTTGGTGTAAGTGAGACCGGGGAGGACTTCACGTACTGACGACATGGTGCGATTGACTCGGCGGATGGCATCCAGAATGACATGAGTTTTGCCATCGATGAGAATGATGTTGGAATGTTTACCCATAAGTTCCACCACCAGAGTGCGGGCGACTTCAAATTGAAGTTCGTCCCGACTCATGACGTGGATAAAGAGAATCCGATCCATGGCCACTTGCTCCACACCGGTGACTTTAAAGCCTTCCAGGTGTTTTCGAAGGAGCATACAAAAGGTGGGCGGTGTGGTCGGATTGTTAAAGTCTACGTCGGTAAAGTGAATTCTGGGCGTGGCGGAACTCACATCGAGAAGGAGTTTCTTTTTTTCGCCGTCGATGCGAAAGACGAGAATGATTTTATCCTTTGAGACTTGGTAAATTTTTTCTATTTTTTTATTGATTAAGCTTTGAAGGTCGTGGGTGATCCCTCGAAGCATGATTCCATCGTAAGCCATATGTCACCTCTAACGTATTATAACACACCCCGGTCGGGCAATAAAAATCCCCGGTGAGCCCGGGGGACGCTATCTTTATCTGTTGACAATGCTCTCAAGAAGCATGAGACTGGTGAGGCTTCCGATGCCGCCGGGGACAGGGGAGTAAGCTTCCAGGAGATCTAGAGTTTGAGACTTTAAGTCGCCGGTGAGTTTACCTGAGGCACTGCGTGCAATGCCGATGTCAATGGCAACCGCCCCATCTTTAAAGTAGGAACCGTCGAAGTATTCACTCTGTCCTGTGGCGGTAAAGACAAAGTCCGCCTTTTGAGTGTAGGCTTTTAAATCGACTGTTTTGTCATGGCATATCGTGACCGTTGCACCTTCTGCCAGAAGGAGCATGGCCAATGGCTTGCCCACCACATTGGAGTGGTTGACAATGACGCAGTTTTTACCTTGTAAGGTGTAGCCGTAGTAATGGAGAAGCTCCATTGATGCTTTCGGCGCCAGAGGAACAAAACCTGAGGTGTCACCCATATAGAGTTTAGCACTGTTTAAAGGGTTCATGCAGTCCACATCTTTGTTGGGATCGATCGCGAGGTTAAGGGCCTGTTCGTTGATGGATGGCGGAAGGGGACGAAAGATGAGAATGCCGTGGATGGTCGCATCGTAGTTCAGACGCTCCACGGTCTCCAAAGCCTCATTAGGGCTCGCGTCAATGACTTCCACGGACATACCGATTTTATCGGCGGTGGTTTGGATGCCTTTTAGGTAGGCGGCATTGCCGGGATTATCTTCGAAGCGGACGACGGCAAGGCGGCGGGGACGCCGAGTGAGTGATGCGCTCAGATGTTGTATCTTTTCGTCGTAAAGTGGTTGTGCCTTTAATAATTTCATGACTTCTCCTTGATGCTGTTCTTAGATTAAGTATACCATTGAATGGCAACGGCTTGAATGAGAACTTTAAAAAGGCGGAAGAAAGACTACCCTAAAGGCTAGGCACAGGCGGTTGAATGAGGTATACTTAGATCGTGGAACCCAACCCTTAGTCGGAGCCTTGCTGCTCCGGCTTTTTCATATACGCCGTCTTTTCTTTTAAGAAGGTAAAGCTTAGGGAGCTTTTAAACATTATTTCACAAATATTTCACGAATAAAATATAAACTCAAAGTAAGGAAGAAAGAAGGAGGTAAGTATGCAAACCAATAACAATCGCTATAAAAAGAAACAGTCCACACCGATCATTCTCATTTTAGTTGTGGCCATTTTAGGTAGTGTACTGGGTTCAGCTATTACGTATGCAGTTTTAAATGAACAAAGGGGTGCAGACATTGAGGCCGCCACATCTCAGCCCGTCACCATTCAGGCTTCCACAGAGACGACGGTGGCGGAAGCTGTGGCTCAAAAGGCCATTCCGTCGACAGTTGGCATCACGACGGAAGGCACCGTGGATTCCGTCTTCGGTCAAGTTCAAGCCGGCGGGACCGGCTCAGGGGTCATTATTGATGCAGGCGGTTACATTTTAACCAATGCCCACGTGGTCAAATTAAACGGAAAATCTGCTGACAATGTGAGCGTCCTGTTAAACGACGGACAAACCGTCAAAGCGAAGCCGATTTGGGTGGATTCGTCCATTGATATTGCAATTATAAAAGTGGATACGGACAAAAAGTTGGTGGCGGCCGAGCTGGGTGATTCGGATAAGTTAAACATTGGTGAGCCGGCTATCGCAATCGGCAATCCCTTTGATCTGGCCTTTCAACGTACGGTCACGCAAGGGATTGTCTCCGGACTCAATCGCTACATGGGTCAGGTCAACGGCGGCGGCTATATGAGCGGACTCATTCAAACGGATGCGTCCATCAATCCGGGCAACTCCGGCGGCCCGCTCCTCAATCAAGAAGGCAAGGTCATCGGGATTAATACGGTGAAGGTCAATACGGCAGAAGGGTTGGGTTTTGCCATTCCAATCAATTCGCTGAAACCGATTATTAAAGAAGTCATTGAAACTGGCAACTACCGCGTGGTATCGTTGGGCGTCCAGTC comes from the Peptoniphilus equinus genome and includes:
- a CDS encoding Rqc2 family fibronectin-binding protein; protein product: MAYDGIMLRGITHDLQSLINKKIEKIYQVSKDKIILVFRIDGEKKKLLLDVSSATPRIHFTDVDFNNPTTPPTFCMLLRKHLEGFKVTGVEQVAMDRILFIHVMSRDELQFEVARTLVVELMGKHSNIILIDGKTHVILDAIRRVNRTMSSVREVLPGLTYTNDDIVRGTNPLDDNAFEALEITSKSLRQSFITSFMGLGPIVIREMCCRASLDEDRPLNSLSADELTALRTAFYDVLAPVKAHHYTPLLIEENGTLIDYAPLELTHYNDASKTGFDNLSILADTYYARKITHQVVKDKSSELHKKLSSLLKREENKLSKQLKEFEQAQAREKYKIYADLIASNLYRIEEGADEVTVENFFDAMQPITIKLDPLLSPQGNANKYYKRYGKLKNAYNKLTEELDHTKNSIAYLHSVVSNLSLAGTAEDVDAIKDELMDMGYLKKQSAKKKSKASKYLEVPVSDGICYVGKNNHQNDFLTHKFAHKDDLWFHVQNAPGSHVILKAAQYTDDNLKAAAALAAAHSGQNRSNNVPVDYTFVKYVKRHPAKMPGLVTYTNFKTIIVKQ
- a CDS encoding bifunctional 5,10-methylenetetrahydrofolate dehydrogenase/5,10-methenyltetrahydrofolate cyclohydrolase, which produces MKLLKAQPLYDEKIQHLSASLTRRPRRLAVVRFEDNPGNAAYLKGIQTTADKIGMSVEVIDASPNEALETVERLNYDATIHGILIFRPLPPSINEQALNLAIDPNKDVDCMNPLNSAKLYMGDTSGFVPLAPKASMELLHYYGYTLQGKNCVIVNHSNVVGKPLAMLLLAEGATVTICHDKTVDLKAYTQKADFVFTATGQSEYFDGSYFKDGAVAIDIGIARSASGKLTGDLKSQTLDLLEAYSPVPGGIGSLTSLMLLESIVNR
- a CDS encoding S1C family serine protease translates to MQTNNNRYKKKQSTPIILILVVAILGSVLGSAITYAVLNEQRGADIEAATSQPVTIQASTETTVAEAVAQKAIPSTVGITTEGTVDSVFGQVQAGGTGSGVIIDAGGYILTNAHVVKLNGKSADNVSVLLNDGQTVKAKPIWVDSSIDIAIIKVDTDKKLVAAELGDSDKLNIGEPAIAIGNPFDLAFQRTVTQGIVSGLNRYMGQVNGGGYMSGLIQTDASINPGNSGGPLLNQEGKVIGINTVKVNTAEGLGFAIPINSLKPIIKEVIETGNYRVVSLGVQSIDMAQAKAMYNIRTNVEGGILVLGVIDDTPAAAAGLKRGDVILSMDGEKLQSANNLKAVLYKYQVGSAAELEILRDGKVQKVQVTFSEYSVSDDAEANKDNRFMLPDIEQ